The Couchioplanes caeruleus sequence TGCTCGTTGAGCACCTCGTACAGGATCTGCACGCCCTGGTTGGGCAGGCCCACCTCGTACGCGTCCGGATACATCAAGGCCCACCGGACGGTGGTGGCGTCCCAGTCCTTGACGACGGCGCCCAGCTCGCCGCCCACGTACTGGATCGGCTTACTGACCCGGGGCAGCAACTGCTCGAGCTGCGGAAAGACGGAAGAGACGCTCATGGGTCTCCAGGGTACGCGGGCTAGCCGCGCAATTCCTCCGCGGCCCGGGCGAGATCGGTGGCCAGAAGATCGTCCCGGAATGCGCAGAGTCGGAGGGTCATCCGGACCGGCCCGCTCTCCCCCACCACGAGCCGGATCGGCGTGCCCGCGTGGTCCATGTCACCGACGACCGTGTCGAGCAGTCTCACGCCCGCGCTGTCCAGGAACGAGACGGCGGTGAGGTCCATCAGCACGGCCCCGGCCCGGCCGGTGTGCCGGACGATCTCCCGGGTGAGCTCCGGGGCGTTCGCCAGGTCGATCTCGCCGGCGAGCCGGACCACCGCGGCGTCGCCGAGCCTCGAGAAGGTCACCCACCGGTCGCTCATGCTGCGCCTTCCGGGCATGCCCTCCTGGCCCTCACCGTCGCGGCCGTCGCACGCGAAGGTGAGTGCGGTTCGGTGCGGTCATTCATACCGCCTCCCGGCGAGAACGTCGCATGGTCACCGTTGTTCCTTCCGTACGGTCGAAGGTCACGTCGTCCATCATCTGGTGGATGAGCTGCAGCCCCCGGCCGCGCGCGACCTCGTCCCCGGAAACGTGCCAGTCCCCACGGTCG is a genomic window containing:
- a CDS encoding STAS domain-containing protein, whose translation is MSDRWVTFSRLGDAAVVRLAGEIDLANAPELTREIVRHTGRAGAVLMDLTAVSFLDSAGVRLLDTVVGDMDHAGTPIRLVVGESGPVRMTLRLCAFRDDLLATDLARAAEELRG